Part of the Pseudobacteriovorax antillogorgiicola genome, ATCTGGGTGAACTCCAGGTTGGAGTATAGCAAGATCCTTGTAGTCAACCGCGAAGAGTCGACCTTGCTTTAGCAAACGCTTGAGGGAGTCAAATTTGAACTTTGGGTGACTTCGAACCATCGCACTGGTTAAACCATAGTGACCTGGAAGTCGCTTCAAGCGCTCGATAAGGACAGGATTCAAACCAGCAACAAAGTGGTCCGCAAATTCTTTATCGTCATCTAGTTTGTCAGCACCTTCAGGAAAAGGGATTTGCTGAAATAGTTTTTTATAGTCTTCGTAGCTAGTTGGTCGCTTATCCTTGAGGGCAACACCCAAATCTGGGTTTGTGTAACCAATAAATGTAAATAGGTCACCACGAGCAAGAATCTCACCGATCTGCTGAGGAGTCAGCACGGGTAGTGGTCGCTCAAAGACAAAGTCATTATTCTGAACATTGAGTTCCCAGTTTCTACGGATCATGTAAGACGTCTGAACAATTTTCTGTCCCCACAAAGGCCCAGCTGCGACCTGTGGCAGTATCTGTGAGGCAATGGGAACCTCAGTTAGGACACTGTAGTCGTAATCAATGTTGTCTCGAAGGAATTCCAGCTCCTGATCGCGAGCCTCGGGATTGGCATCATGCTGTGGTAAGCATGGTAGACCTGTCTTGGTCATGAAAAACTCCCCAATAGGTTAATGAAAAATGAATACATTGGCCTCTACAACTAGAAAAACGCGGACCGATCCACCTTCGATTTTGAGAAACAGCTTCCCCTCGCCTTTGCTTTCCCATCCGTATTAGGGCAGAATTACTTACGTTGAAAGCTAGCGACTCATTTTCGAAAGAAAGATGTATTGCGTATGATGCAGATCCTTTCGGAATTCTGACGTAGCCAAAGGCAAGAGATTTTTAAGTCTCGAAATTGTGGCAGCTAATCAATTTGATTTTATTTCTGAGGCTACTGGCACACTTTGTGGACTTGGGTGAAGCTGGGGTAGTAGCCTACCCCAAATGAAGGTGTTTAAGGAATAATGATCAGAATTTCTGCAGTTTCAAGAGACGCTACCACCAGCGCTTCATCCACCACATTAAGAGATGTCACAGCATTGTTCAGGTTCTCTCTGGCTTGTTGATACTCCTGTCCCGTGATATCTGCTCCAGCTTGGATCTGTGAATACAGGGTGTTCACCGCCGAAAGTAGATCGGGATACCCATTGACCCCTGTGCGAAAGGAGTTCACACGCTGTTCGCGACGATCATTATTGATCAAAAAGGTTTCAATACGTGAAGCAAGATCATCTAACTGAGTTAGCTCCTCAACGCGCTCCTGTTTTTGTACCTCATCCCCGATATCTCTCGACTGGCTTTGGGACACGCCTTCAAGATCGGTGTAATCGAAGTTAACAACCATCGTTTCTAAAGCCTGCCTTGCGAGGCTAGTATCTGTTTGATCAACATTGATCACAACATGCCACTTAGGATCTTCAATCTCTGTAAGAGAAACAAGTGTCTGAGTCTCTGGTGCCGAGCGTTGACTCCAAGTCCATTCCTTGGCTATCGATGGAAGATCAGCTTTGTTTCCCTCAGCATCCCCCCATTGGCACTTAAGTTGATGACTGACTGCATCTGTCTCCACATTATCATCGAAAAAGCTGCATTGAATCATATAGCCAGGCAAACCCTCGCTGCTATCTGTAGGTCGGTCGCCTCGATTCTCCACCTGCGATGATGCTTTAGCCTCTTGGGAATCACTCTTTCCACTCAGTTGCAACCCGCTGGTACAAGATGAAAGAAGTGCTAGTAAAAGGATGACAAAACTAAACTGCATGGGAGACCCCCTCGTTTTTGATCAGATCCGCTGCTAGATGAAGCACATCGGAACTCTTTCCTTGGCTCAAACGCAGTGATAGAGCCTTGTATTCATTGAGTGTAATGTGAGCCAATGCGTATTGGTTGTAGCGCTGCAACCATCGAGATGTTCCTAGCAGGAACAATAATCGCTTTTGATGGTCGATATATCTTTCTAAGCCTTCTAGACATTCACCTAGCTGTCTCACCCGGACGATAAAATCGATCGATGAGTCATAGGCATCTTCAAGCTTCTGACACAGGACATAGGACTGATCATCATGCTTAAGCTTAAAGTGTTTGCCATATGTCTTAAGCTTGAAGAAACGATCATTCCAGGCTAGGGTTTTTAGAGCATGACTCCAAAGAAAGGCTTCTAAAACATAGGTGCTGTGGTAGTGGGATTTACCTTTTTGCACCATCATCACACAGTCAGCTGGATCTAGAGTTTCGCTAAGCTTAAGACATGCAAGCTCCCATTGGAGTTCTTCTTGAAAACCTGGATCACTATCTTTCATCGCTAGAAAACTTTCGCAAAGGACTCGCGCTTTGTTAAATTGGTCTGAAAGACGATAGGATTTAACTAGATAGGCCTTCCCTTGCAAACGGGAGTTTTCTGGTAAGTCGGATTCAGAAACTTTCTCGAAATGCTCGATAGCCTCCGGTAAGAAACCGAGACGAAAGAAGCGAATTCCCATTGCCAGATGATAGAAATGATCACCACCAGGAAATTGGTCCCCAGAGAAGGATCTTGCCATCGCTTGCTGCCACGAAGAACGGAGGCTATGACCCTCTTTCAATGAAATCTGGCTGATAACTAGATGAAGCTCTCCATACAAATAAGCCAGCTTCGATGTTTGGGGTTTCACTCGGTTAACTGCTAGCAGCGCATAGGCCAAGTCGATGATCCTAGCCAAGCGTGGTTTAGGAATGCCACCGTATCGTTCGTGATGCACCAGTGCAAAGATAGTAAATAGATAGCGTTGGAGCTGAACCTGGGAATCCATAGCGTCTTCGAGTCTAGAAATCTGATCCAGCATATAACGGAGCCGAGCTGGGTCCGAGCGCTCTACAGCAACACCGTCCAAACTCTCCTTGATCTGGATCTGAATCGACTGAATATCTTTTTTTCGCCAATGACTCATAAGTCGCCCCCTCCATGCCCCGTATCGGACATAAGTATCAGAAACTTTAGGTTTTTTGGAAAAAAATAAGACCCTGATGGTGATCAGAGTCTCGTGAAGAGGTTAAATGAGATGCTTCCGCATAAGGATTCTTGATTAACTTAAGTAGCGGCCCTCCGTGCCTTGGGTTTTGACACAAATACCGACGATTCCCGTCTTCCAATCCTTTCTGAAGAAAGGCTCAGGCAGGCCCCCGAAGGGTCAGATGAGATCGTTAGGCTAGGCGCGTTATGCTCCCCGATTAGTCTGGGTAGAATGACTTGAGTATTGATTAATTGCTGAATGACATTCATCGTCGATTCCTTGTGTGTCTCCTATGCATAAAGTAAAGCAAAGACGCTGCCAAACGGCTCTTTCTACTAAGTAGCTATAATAGAATGAGAAGTCAGACGAAGCCCGATTATTGGGCGACAAACCATAAATCACGGTAGGTTGTATCGAGCTCCAATTATGCCTTTAACCTATCGAAACTAATGCAATTAGGAGGCGCGGGGCTGGCTGACAGCTCACGGCGATGGCTTTGCGACAGCCTAGCTGAATCCAACTAACCTAATTTAAATGGAAAAAAGAAGAAGGATGGCTGACCTTGGTAAGGTCTCAAGGACAGAAACCTGCCCTTGAGGGACTATTTGCAGTAAACGATCCATTAACAAGAATCGCGATTAATGAGTCGAAGCCTTTGGCTCTACACCCATTTCTTTAAGGAGACGATCCGCTCCATCGAACTTATCGAGAACCCAAAGCATATAACGGGAATCAACGTGAATCGAGCGAGTGTAAGCTGGATCAAACGCCCAGTCGGAGATCACTCCATCAATCGTTCCATCGAAGACCAAACCCGTTAGCTCTCCTTTACCATTCAGAGTCGCAGAACCAGAATTTCCGCCTGTGATATCAAGGTCAGCAAGGAAGTTAACAGGAACAGTTCCAAGGCTATCTAGCTTGTAACGACCGTAATCTTTCTTCTTGATAAGATCGAGTTGCTTTTTAGGAGCATCAAAAGGATCTTTACCTGTGTGCTTGTCAGCAATCTCTTCTAGCTTGGTGAACGCTGGGTGGCTGTTACCCTTGCGATTGGTATAGCCTTGCACTGTTCCATAAGTAATTCTGAGAGTTGAGTTTGCATCAGGGTAAAGTACCTTGCCTTGCCCCTCAACGAAAACTCGGAAGTTCTGCATATAGCGCGAACGCAGTCTTTGGAACTCACCTGAGCGAGCTTTATCTTCCATTTCCCGGTCTAGCTCTTCTTGATACACAGCTACAGCCAGCTTCATGAACGGATCTTTCGATGCTTCTAACTTTTTACGGCTGGCGTCCATCAAGCTAATGCGGTGAGCTTTGTCGCCAATCTTACTATTCTTATAGTATTCAGCGACAGCCTTTTCCCCAGACTTGTTAGCAGACTCGATAAGGCTATGGTAGGCTTTCGGCAGTTGTTTTCTTTCCCCGTAGACCTCTTTCAAGCCCATAGTCCAAAGCTGCTGATCCATAGCTTGATCATAACGACGATCCATAGCTTCCAATCGAGCTTTAAAACGCCCCATGTCACGCTCTTGAAAACCAGCTTCACGTTTCGCGTCGGGTTTCTCTTTTTCCACGGCTAAGCGATAGAGGTACTTGGCTGATTGGAGCAACTTGGAGCCAGCAGCCCTTCGCAGCAAGAGATCAACATTTCTAGCATCGTTGCTATCTTCGATGAGCCTGTTCAAATCGTTGTAATTTTTGAACGCGTCTTTATTGCTAGCCTTCTCCCAAGAGCTTAACATCGCACGTTCCTGCTGCTTTTTAGTATTCAGCAGGTTGAGTGCTTCAAAACCTTCTTTTTGGCCTTCGATATTCTTGCTGTAGTTATTCAAACCAGCAAGCGTTCCCGCGTAAGTGATTGCCAATTCTGGCCGGGTTTTAGCTGCCGTTTCAATAGCCGCGATGCGACTATCCATATATTCTTTCATATTGGTGTAGTAGGTGTTGAACGTGTAGTCCACTTCCGCTGCCAATCGATGGCGATTGGTCCGGCCGGGATATCCTGCTACCATTACAAATGAACCATCTTCGACACCTTTGGTATCGATCTTCAGGAAACCTTGTGGTTTGAAAGGCACGTTGTCCTTGTTGAAATCAGCGGGCTTGCCATCCTTGCCAACATAGGCGCGGTAGAAGGCAAAATCACCAGTATGGCGAGGCCACATCCAGTTATCGATATCGCCTCCAAACTTACCAATCATAGAGGGCGGAGCTTGAACCAAACGAACATCACGAATCTCTAGCTGCTTCGTCAATCGATAGCTGGACGAACCAAGGAAGCTGTCCACGCGGCACCGATAGCCAGCATCGCTTTCACATTCCGCGATCATTGCCTTGCGACGGTCTTCGATAGCCTCGTGACGCTTCAAGCCTTCCACTTTCTCTAGACCTTTTAGCAAGTCTTTAGTGATATCTTGGATCGATTCCGTCACGAATATACGTGAACCAGGAGTTGCAGGTAGCTCATCGCTAAGGGATCGAGCTACGAAGCCGTCAGCAAGAAGATTTTTTTCTTTGCTCGAATTATACTGAATCGCTCCATAGGCACAGTGGTGGTTGGTCACCACCAATCCTTGTGGTGAAACGAAAGACGCGCTACAGCCACCAAGGCTGACGATAGCATTCATGGGAAATGATGTTAGATTTGAGAGAGACTTTGGATCGAGTTCTAGCCCTTTCTTCTTCAACCCCTTTTCGATAAGAGGTAGTTGCTCAGGTTGCCACATACCTTCCACAGCAAGGGCACCACCCGCGATAAGGGTCGTTCCCGCCGTCATGAGGGCCATGAACTGTCGAATTGCCATAATATGCTCCTTTGGCTCAGCAGGGTGAATGGGAGGCTAGATTAGCAACGTTTATCAAAACCAACAACTAACTTCCCACCCTATCTGGAGCATCGGAGCACACGCTGGGAAAATTAGTCCACGTCTAGAATCATAGCCTGATATTTTTCAGGGAGTTCGCAGGCTTCTCGCGGCTCAAAAACCCCTGGCCGCACTTCAATAGCTGCTGGGGTTTCGGGCGCTACGAAGAACTGGGCCGATGGATCAAACACGCCATCAAGTCCACAATACTTTCCTTGGCAGTAGTGACCCGGTAGGACAAGGCTTTGGCCAATACGAATAAACTCGGTTGGATAAAGGTTTGCTCTCTCAAACGTACCTTCTGGAGCCACCGCACAATCCCGGTAAGTGGTCAGATCATAGACTAAAGTGAGGCCAATAGAACTCTCACTTGCGACCCGATAGCGCACGCTGGTCCAATAATAGTACTGACCAGGACATTGGTAGGTAGCAATCGCCAATTGATCGGGACCTAAATATAATTCCTGTGGGCAAGTTATCGGAAATGTCCCAATGCTTGTGAGTGCAAACAGCTGCCCTTGAGCATCCTGCCCTTTTACCTCACTCACCATCAACAAAGTGAAAATCACTAAAGATAAATACCTAAACTTGTACATACCCTACTCCTTAGTCGAACTCATTTAAAATAGGCTATGATATCACTCTCAAGTGGCAGGAAAAATGGGGAAAGACTTTGATCGAGAGAGTATAGCGCGAGCATAATCAAAGAATAAGCTCGCGCTCCGTGAATTATCAATAGGCCTTTTTACGGAGTGCTTCAAGCCTTTCAGCTTCATCCTCAGGTAGGTGAAGACCAGAACTTCCCGTATAGCCAAACATCACACTTTCTTCGTAGAGCCTGAAAGCCTGCTGAGCAATGTTGCTCTTAGGGGCTAAGTCGATTGTGGTCGCAAAGTAGCGCCGTGCTTCTAAACCCAAAAAGGGGCGTCCCAAAACCATCTCAGCCTTGCCCATTAAAAAATAGGCTGTAGCCTTATCTTTTGCCTTTGTTCCCTTTAGGTTGATGAAGTCCTTCAGGCGTCGGGACGCCTCTAGATAGTAAATAGAGCCACTCTGATCCCGAGGATATTCCATCAAGTTCTTACCAGCATCCATAAGTCGCTGGGCCTGGGCAAGTAGGTCTCCTTGCTTGAGAGACTTATTCCCCTTGATATCCTGGATACTCTTAATCCAAACCTTGATATCAGCTTTCACACTAGTCGGTACAGGACGCTTGTTGGCTTGTTCGAGAGTTTTTAAAACTCGATTGAGATCTGGCTTTACACGGACTCCAATCACCAGATAGTTGAGAAACGGATCGAAATGAATGATATCTGACAAGATGAGGTTACGCTTCAAGATCAAGTCTTCGTATTCCTTCATCGCCTCATCAAACTGCCGTGAAACCGTTAATAGTTTGGCACGACCGAAAGGATCAAGAGCCTCCATATTCACATTACGGGCAATATTAAATGGGGAGTCTTTTTCTGATTCCCGACTGGTGTGGCAAGACAGGCAAGTGTCTAGGATCTCTCCCATGAAGTATGAGGTTTGGCCGCGATTGCCCCTCTGGTAGCTTTTTAAGGCAAGAGCGGCAGATTCCTCAAGAGAAACGCTTAGGACCCGATGCTCCTCGTCACTTTTTGCCAGCAGCGACTTCACCTGAACAGAATGGTCGTGTAAGGATTTTAGGTGCTTTTCCACTACAGGACGATTCTTTGCTTCGTAGAATCGGAATGGATTTAAATACAGCGGTAAAATATTGGCGATACTGCTGTAAAATGCGGTCATTTCGCCCTTAAGCTCTTGCGTTTGGTAAGGCTTCGGGGGGCTGAAACCCGTTAGTAACAAAAGGGATAGACCTACAAATACAGATCGTCTCATGCTAAACTCCAGATCGTTAGTGTACTCTCACTTCGCAATTGTAGTGCCAAGGCTCAATTAAGCAATGATATTGACAGATTAATTGAAGATGATACCAATCAGATGAATTTTTGTGCAAGTTGATGAGATTCATAGCTTCATATGCTAATTTTACCGGAGTAATAGTTGGAAAAAGAGCAGTTCTCCAAAATCCTGGCCAAATTAGAGCAGCTGGACGAGAGTTTGAACCAAGTCAGCCGCGGTATGGACGACGCGCTACAGCCTGAACCCGAAGCCGATTGGGACGCAGCTAAACCGGAGCCGCTCAAGGATTTTTTGGACCGTTGCTTTTGGTAAGTATACCCTGACACCAGCCTCTTAAAACTCGATCGAAGTCCCCCCACTTTATTTTTGAAATCTTGTCATAAAAGTCTCCATGCCTGCCGATGAGGGTATTATCGTAGGAGGGCATACCGTTGGCAGTCATACACATAAACTTCCGAGACCGTGAGTTTCTGTCGGTAAAGAAAGACGTCATCGAAAAGCTTTTGGAATGGGGACTCGACCCTTGGGCTTTAGAGCTCCCAAAGGATGCTATTGCCTGCGCCCTAGATGAGGTAAAGTATTATATCGATGCTCAGGAAAGACTTCACACACTGCTTCGCTTAGAAGATCTTTTAGCCCTAAGAGAGGCTCCACTCTAGCGATGAGCCAATCGCTGGCTAGAATCTGATGACAAGTAATAGGAAATGCTTAGATTTATACCCCAGTCTGGAGTGTTGAAGGGCCATATCACATTTTCTATCAAACTTAGTTCTGCCCCCCAATCCCCCCAATTGTGACGATAACCCACATGAATTTCATAGGACGCTCGGCTCAGCTGGCCTATATCACGATAGGGGGATTCTGAAATTAAGGCTTGAAGCAGGATCTCTTGATTAGTATTCAACAAGTAACCCACACCTAAAAGGGTGGAAACCTGTCGGCTGCGTAAGTAAAGCTGGGCATCCTTACTGGGGTCAAAGCTCATAAGGTTGATCATAGCAAAGGAATAAATGGCCCCTGGTATCCACCTCATGGCTAGCTGCATACCGTAGTCTTGAGCACCTTTTTTGATCAAACTTTCCTGAGAGGTTTCATAGGAATAGAGAAGGGAGCCAGCCCAATGAAGACCCCACCATTGATGGTAAGTTTCTAGCTTCAAGCCAATTGGCTGTGAAAGTGGTCGATATAGGTCTTGTTCCGTAATCTCTAGACCATAATCTGGAGCTACCACCCGTGTTTTATTCCTATCCACGGTGAGTCGCTTATCTTGAGGAATCATAAAGAGGTTATGAAACCCCACCGTGATCTCGTCCATACGAATGTCTGAAAACTTCCTAGAGCTTGCTTGAAGTACTGCATTGAGATCAGATGCTACCCCAAAGCGAACTTGCAACACATCGTCGATGGTTTGACCATCAACGATAAACCTCTTATCTCGGCCCCAATAATTGGCCATCGTGCGCCCGCCTTGCACTTCCAGCTCCCCTGATCGGAGAGCCTGGAAATGTGTGGGCAGCGGTGCTGTTCTAAAAAATTGAGCAATGGTTTGTGATCTTAGAAATAGAGGTTCTCGCTCAACACGAGCCTCAGCAAAAGAGCTGACCACAAGGCCCAGTAGAGTCACAACTAAGACCTGCATACTTATCCTAGAGAAAAGTCTATAGGACTATGATAGCAAGTCTTTCATGGTCGTCTGGACTAGGCTCTGTTCAAAAATTGCCCGGCAAATTTTGGCAGTCGCTTGGAAAATGCTAGCAAGTCTTTGACGTCAGGCTTGGCCACCTTGAATAGAAGAGGTGTCGCAATCCGGCCCATAGAAACCTGGGGGTCGATGCCACGAGCAAGACCTTCCACTGTCACCAAGCTCTTGACCATCATAAGCAGGCCGTCGGGTACTGGAATTTCAAGTGTTCCGGCGCTGTTAAGGCAAACTTCTAACATCTCTTGAAGTGTCGCTTTTTTTCCCTGCTCTTTCTTCTCATTGACAAAGGTAGCTATGTTTCGAACTTCTGCCTCGATGTCCTCGCGAGCCACTTCCACGCCACCATCTCTTGCAATATCACCAAGGGCATCGATCAAGCGCTCCATGTCCCAAGTCATCAAAGATCGTAGCATTGCAGAAATATGCCGACGGTCGGAATCTTCCAGCTCCCCAGTGAGCCCCCAATCGAAAAGCCCCACAGTTCCATCGTCCATGAGAATCAAATTGCCAGCGTGAGGATCGCCGTGGAACAACCCAATTTCAAACACCTGCACCATCATCTCGTGCAGAACCTTCTTAGCCAGTTTTTTCCGCTGCTCCTTGTTAAGCTCAGCATGGCCACTGACCACATCAGCTAGGGACACTCCTTCAAACTTTTCAACGGTCATCACCCGAGGGCTGCAAAAACTATCGAGGGTTTCTGGTAGCCTCAGAACTTTTTGCTTCTTAGCCGCAAGGCGCTCCCGCATCCGATCGATATTGCGCTTTTCGATCGCCAGATCAGTTTCAAGGCGCATGGAGCTAACTAAAGACCGAAGTTCCTTCACGGTCCGTCGCCCCACCGAGGTATATTCGAGTGGCCTGGCTAGAGTTAACATTTGTTCGATAGCATCGAGAGTTTCATGAAGGCGAGCATCGGACTGCGGCTTGATCACTTTGATCACCCACTTCTTACCTGTATCATCGATGGCTGTATGAACTTGAGCCATGGACGCCACCCCCAAGGGGTGGGGCTCAACAATAAACTCTTGCTGCCAGTCGGGAATTTCTTCATCGAGGATGGCTTCCACTTCGGAAAATTGCATGGGCGGCCAGTCATGATAGAGTCGATCCAGGTGGAATTTTTCGGCCATATTCCGTGCTTCTCCTTCAGCGCGGCTCAAGGCGATCTGGGCCGCCTTTCCATAAACGGGGCCTAGCTCATTAAAGCAATCGAGGACGATATCACCAAATAGATCCATGAGCCTCTTCTCCGACCATGGGGCTTCCAACCCAGAATCGACCAGGAAGAACTTGGAAATCTTGATGGAGGTTCCAATTGTCCCCTGCTTTATCAAGCCCTTATAGATCTTAAGTAGTTCGTTTGCGATTGCGAAATGCTGGGCGAGAGGGGTTGTGAAGCGCTCTCGATAGCGTTGGTTTTTGCGGCTTTTTGCAGACTTGCTCACTGTTCACTCCTTGAAGCTTTAGTCTCATCATTGGAAAGCGCCCCAATATGTGCTATAGAGTTTGGAACTGGCTCTTGCCGACAATCTTCCCCTTCCGACATTGTTTACAAGACCAGCCATCCAAATTGTGATTATAATAGCACATAATGATTGGAGCTTAACCTATCGGTTCTCGATAGTGTGAGATTAAAAATATTTCGTAAATTACATAAGGGTGACATATGGCCTTACACACAAAAAACGACATCGTAAAAAACTGGTTACCTCGTTACACAGGTACCGAGATTGAGGATTTCGGAGAATATATCCTCCTCACCAACTTCCACGACTATGTGAAACGTTTCGCAGCACGATTTGACAAGCCTATCAAAGGCATCGATCGTCCCATGCAAACATGTACAAATGACGACAACCTCACCATGATCAATTTTGGGATTGGCTCTGCGAATGCAGCCACCATCATGGATCTTCTGGTAGCTGTCAAACCAAAGGGAGTACTCTTCCTTGGAAAGTGCGGCGGGCTGAAAAGCTCTACAGAAATTGGCCACTTTATTCTGCCAATCGCAGCGATTCGTGGGGAGGGAACGTCCAACGACTACCTGCACCCTCAAGTTCCCGCGATGCCTTCCTTTAAACTCCATAAATTCGTTTCCGAGAAAATTGTCGAATCTGGCATGGATTACCGCACCGGAGTGGTTTACACCACCAACCGTCGGGTTTGGGAACATGACACTGAGTTTAAGGCCAGTCTGAAAGACCTGAAGGCGATCGCCATCGATATGGAAACTGCCACATTCTTCTCCGTTGGCATCGCTAACGAAATCTCCCGAGGTGCTCTACTACTTGTTTCCGACGTACCTATGACTCCGGATGGCGTCAAAACTGAGGAAAGCGACAAGAAAGTCACCCAAGGATTTGTTGACCTTCACATTGATATTGGAATAAAAGCTATGACCGATATTGGTGAAAAGGGTGAGAAGATCAAGCACTTCCACTATTGATCGAGAACGTTGATACGGAGGACTCATGGCCGGCCATAGTAAGTGGGCAAATATCAAGCACCGCAAAGGCGCACAGGATGCCAAGAGAGGGAAATTATTTACAAAGATTGCTAAGGAAATCACAGTTGCAGCTAAATTAGGTGGCGACGATCCTGATGGCAACCCCCGACTCCGTGCCGCAATGACTAAAGCCCGTGGTGTCAGTATGCCCAAGGACAACATCGATCGCGCGATCAAGCGAGGTGTTGGCGGCCAAGATACTGCGGACTACACAGAAAAAACTTACGAAGGCTACGGCCCTGCTGGAGTGGCTGTGATGGTTGAGTGTCTCACAGACAACATCAACCGAACAGTTTCCGAAGTACGTCATGCTTTTAGCCGATCGGGTGGCAACCTCGGCACAGATGGCTCCGTGAACTGGATGTTCCATAGGAAAGGCACCATCGTTTATGCCAAAGACAAGATCGAAAGTTTCGAAGCCTTTTTTGAAGCTGCTCTGGAAGCTGGAGCCGCAGACGTCAAAGAGGAGGGCGATGTTTACGAGATCGAATGTGAGCCAGACGCCTTTAGCGATCTAAAAGACGCACTTGATCAGCTCAACATCGAAGCAGACCATGCGGATGTTGGCCTCGTTCCGGAGAACTATACCGAGCTTGACGAGGAAAAGGCGGCCAAGCTAACTAAGCTGATTGATACTTTGGAAGACAATGATGACGTTCAAAACGTCTATCACAACGGACAGTTTCCAGATGAGGACTAGGTCAATTCATTGACCCCTCGTCTTTTGGGGAGTGTAATGTCTCCCTGTCCACGGGTCGTTGATTAAAAGAAATCCAAAGCTGACGGGCTTTCCTTTCGGCTTTTGTATTTCAGCGACTCACCTTTTTCGGTATAACTCCTATATGTTTTGTCTTGCCTTAAAAAAAAACAAGTTCCTCGCTGTACTGATCATCTTAGCCGGTGTTCTTGGCTCGCCATCCCTGGCGACTGCCCAGAATCCAAGGGAGTTTGTACTTGCGTCAGTTCAGGTCACCGGCTCCAGTCGGCTGCCGGAGCACTATCTAGCTGAAGAGCTGAAGCTGTTACCCGGGTCCAAGCTGAACCCTCAGCAATTGAAAGACGCCCAATTTAAACTTTATGGCTTGGGTCTATTTAAGTCGGTTTTTCTAAGGCTCGAAAAGGCAAACGCACCCAAAACAGCGATCCTCCATA contains:
- a CDS encoding ABC1 kinase family protein codes for the protein MSKSAKSRKNQRYRERFTTPLAQHFAIANELLKIYKGLIKQGTIGTSIKISKFFLVDSGLEAPWSEKRLMDLFGDIVLDCFNELGPVYGKAAQIALSRAEGEARNMAEKFHLDRLYHDWPPMQFSEVEAILDEEIPDWQQEFIVEPHPLGVASMAQVHTAIDDTGKKWVIKVIKPQSDARLHETLDAIEQMLTLARPLEYTSVGRRTVKELRSLVSSMRLETDLAIEKRNIDRMRERLAAKKQKVLRLPETLDSFCSPRVMTVEKFEGVSLADVVSGHAELNKEQRKKLAKKVLHEMMVQVFEIGLFHGDPHAGNLILMDDGTVGLFDWGLTGELEDSDRRHISAMLRSLMTWDMERLIDALGDIARDGGVEVAREDIEAEVRNIATFVNEKKEQGKKATLQEMLEVCLNSAGTLEIPVPDGLLMMVKSLVTVEGLARGIDPQVSMGRIATPLLFKVAKPDVKDLLAFSKRLPKFAGQFLNRA
- a CDS encoding YebC/PmpR family DNA-binding transcriptional regulator, whose amino-acid sequence is MAGHSKWANIKHRKGAQDAKRGKLFTKIAKEITVAAKLGGDDPDGNPRLRAAMTKARGVSMPKDNIDRAIKRGVGGQDTADYTEKTYEGYGPAGVAVMVECLTDNINRTVSEVRHAFSRSGGNLGTDGSVNWMFHRKGTIVYAKDKIESFEAFFEAALEAGAADVKEEGDVYEIECEPDAFSDLKDALDQLNIEADHADVGLVPENYTELDEEKAAKLTKLIDTLEDNDDVQNVYHNGQFPDED
- a CDS encoding DUF3187 family protein; amino-acid sequence: MQVLVVTLLGLVVSSFAEARVEREPLFLRSQTIAQFFRTAPLPTHFQALRSGELEVQGGRTMANYWGRDKRFIVDGQTIDDVLQVRFGVASDLNAVLQASSRKFSDIRMDEITVGFHNLFMIPQDKRLTVDRNKTRVVAPDYGLEITEQDLYRPLSQPIGLKLETYHQWWGLHWAGSLLYSYETSQESLIKKGAQDYGMQLAMRWIPGAIYSFAMINLMSFDPSKDAQLYLRSRQVSTLLGVGYLLNTNQEILLQALISESPYRDIGQLSRASYEIHVGYRHNWGDWGAELSLIENVIWPFNTPDWGINLSISYYLSSDSSQRLAHR
- a CDS encoding S46 family peptidase, giving the protein MAIRQFMALMTAGTTLIAGGALAVEGMWQPEQLPLIEKGLKKKGLELDPKSLSNLTSFPMNAIVSLGGCSASFVSPQGLVVTNHHCAYGAIQYNSSKEKNLLADGFVARSLSDELPATPGSRIFVTESIQDITKDLLKGLEKVEGLKRHEAIEDRRKAMIAECESDAGYRCRVDSFLGSSSYRLTKQLEIRDVRLVQAPPSMIGKFGGDIDNWMWPRHTGDFAFYRAYVGKDGKPADFNKDNVPFKPQGFLKIDTKGVEDGSFVMVAGYPGRTNRHRLAAEVDYTFNTYYTNMKEYMDSRIAAIETAAKTRPELAITYAGTLAGLNNYSKNIEGQKEGFEALNLLNTKKQQERAMLSSWEKASNKDAFKNYNDLNRLIEDSNDARNVDLLLRRAAGSKLLQSAKYLYRLAVEKEKPDAKREAGFQERDMGRFKARLEAMDRRYDQAMDQQLWTMGLKEVYGERKQLPKAYHSLIESANKSGEKAVAEYYKNSKIGDKAHRISLMDASRKKLEASKDPFMKLAVAVYQEELDREMEDKARSGEFQRLRSRYMQNFRVFVEGQGKVLYPDANSTLRITYGTVQGYTNRKGNSHPAFTKLEEIADKHTGKDPFDAPKKQLDLIKKKDYGRYKLDSLGTVPVNFLADLDITGGNSGSATLNGKGELTGLVFDGTIDGVISDWAFDPAYTRSIHVDSRYMLWVLDKFDGADRLLKEMGVEPKASTH
- a CDS encoding AMP nucleosidase, which produces MALHTKNDIVKNWLPRYTGTEIEDFGEYILLTNFHDYVKRFAARFDKPIKGIDRPMQTCTNDDNLTMINFGIGSANAATIMDLLVAVKPKGVLFLGKCGGLKSSTEIGHFILPIAAIRGEGTSNDYLHPQVPAMPSFKLHKFVSEKIVESGMDYRTGVVYTTNRRVWEHDTEFKASLKDLKAIAIDMETATFFSVGIANEISRGALLLVSDVPMTPDGVKTEESDKKVTQGFVDLHIDIGIKAMTDIGEKGEKIKHFHY